The Nitrosopumilus cobalaminigenes genome contains a region encoding:
- a CDS encoding ABC transporter ATP-binding protein: MSKIYGEADNRVKALDDVSFSIKQGEFVLIVGSSGSGKSTLLNMIGLLDHPTNGKIAIDGIDTTTLNDDKISSFRNKKLGFIFQFSNLLTDLSVLENVLLPLQIAGNNTSEKDAIDLLRAVGLEDQIHKRANKISGGQAQRVAIARGLINKPSIVLADEPTGNLDSVTSGTIVQLMKSMAKKLNQTFIIVTHDREHFGDVDRVITIKDGKAFEGDQPSQMEIIAK, translated from the coding sequence ATGAGCAAAATTTATGGTGAAGCAGATAACCGAGTAAAAGCTCTTGATGATGTTTCATTTTCAATTAAACAAGGCGAATTTGTTTTAATTGTTGGAAGTTCTGGGTCAGGTAAATCCACATTACTAAATATGATTGGATTATTAGATCATCCTACAAATGGTAAAATTGCAATTGATGGAATTGATACTACAACACTTAATGATGACAAAATTTCTTCATTCAGAAATAAAAAACTAGGATTTATCTTCCAATTTTCAAATTTGCTTACTGATCTTTCAGTTTTAGAAAATGTTTTGTTACCTCTACAAATTGCAGGAAATAACACATCAGAGAAAGATGCTATCGATTTACTAAGGGCAGTAGGACTAGAAGATCAAATCCATAAACGTGCCAATAAAATATCTGGTGGACAAGCTCAAAGAGTAGCTATTGCAAGAGGTTTGATCAATAAACCATCAATTGTATTGGCAGATGAACCAACAGGTAATCTTGATTCTGTTACTTCAGGAACTATAGTTCAACTAATGAAATCAATGGCTAAAAAACTAAATCAAACATTCATTATCGTAACACATGATAGAGAACATTTTGGTGATGTTGATAGAGTAATTACGATAAAGGATGGTAAAGCTTTTGAGGGTGATCAACCTTCGCAAATGGAGATTATTGCCAAATGA
- the tmk gene encoding dTMP kinase: MIIVIEGGDQAGKFTQSTMLEKALKKRKIKTKLFHFPDYETPIGKEIRKYLDGKRKFPPQVIHCLLAANRWEKLNEIVAAEEKNSVLIMNRYYHSNLIYGLANGLKQKWLENLDQGLPKSDLVILLDVTQKESFRRQKTHRDKFEKNEEFLRKISKIYRTTAKKKHWKIIDASKPKDEIHEEILKTFSKKLGL, translated from the coding sequence ATGATTATTGTAATTGAAGGTGGAGATCAAGCAGGCAAGTTTACGCAATCTACAATGTTGGAGAAAGCCTTGAAAAAACGAAAAATTAAGACCAAATTATTTCATTTTCCCGACTATGAAACCCCCATTGGTAAAGAAATTAGGAAATATTTGGATGGAAAACGTAAATTCCCTCCACAAGTAATTCATTGTCTTTTAGCTGCTAATAGATGGGAAAAACTAAATGAAATTGTGGCAGCTGAAGAAAAAAATTCTGTTTTGATTATGAACAGGTATTATCATTCAAATCTGATTTATGGATTAGCAAATGGCTTGAAACAAAAATGGCTTGAGAATTTGGATCAAGGTTTACCAAAATCTGATCTTGTAATATTACTTGACGTTACTCAAAAAGAATCATTTCGTAGACAAAAAACCCATAGAGACAAGTTTGAAAAGAATGAAGAATTTTTAAGAAAAATATCCAAAATCTATCGAACTACAGCAAAGAAAAAACATTGGAAAATTATTGATGCCTCAAAACCTAAAGATGAAATCCATGAAGAAATTTTAAAGACATTTTCAAAAAAACTTGGCTTATGA
- a CDS encoding COG1361 S-layer family protein: protein MNFKIILLLFVIGLFPIMFDNSYAQITSGGFGQSPFERDFGDVKFLDAYFGTLNDKIEVEAGDSNVPFTVVFANVGTQDITGIRGQLSLPFNFSPSDGPGSVIHADSDSNSLAGENFHLTFFVNINENSQIQQYPGTVKVDYSRLRESGVRTAFADFDFKVTGDSVINVKAQEPFLTSLRTNNVVIEIANDGTAPISGVDIVATNTSTELASTSSSTTNVENVVILESSWDVGNIDAKSARYLTATVYVPESLKGDTLRIPLSIQYYNAHGDLHEISKIVDFYIKGLIDLTIFNVDVIELSGTQMVIGEIINEGNEDGLFGFVSIESKGDSNIKSATQFIDEIEIDAPVPFNVPIEFDGEPKYGEHDITITVRYKDSTRDEIFLTHDQTITVTEPSNGDENGTDPTMIIIPIILVLAAAFYIIRRRKKASIQTS from the coding sequence ATGAATTTTAAAATTATTTTATTATTATTTGTAATTGGATTATTCCCAATCATGTTTGATAATTCTTATGCACAAATAACTTCTGGCGGATTTGGTCAGTCTCCATTTGAAAGAGATTTTGGTGATGTAAAGTTCTTGGATGCATATTTTGGTACTCTAAATGACAAAATTGAAGTTGAAGCAGGCGATAGTAATGTGCCATTTACAGTTGTGTTTGCAAATGTTGGTACTCAAGATATCACTGGAATCCGAGGACAATTGTCATTACCGTTTAACTTTTCTCCATCTGATGGTCCAGGCTCAGTAATTCACGCTGATAGTGATTCTAATTCACTGGCAGGAGAGAATTTCCATCTAACGTTTTTTGTAAATATCAATGAAAATTCACAAATTCAGCAATATCCTGGAACTGTGAAAGTAGATTATTCAAGATTAAGAGAATCTGGTGTTAGAACAGCATTTGCAGATTTTGATTTTAAGGTTACAGGCGATAGTGTCATTAATGTAAAAGCACAAGAACCTTTTCTTACATCTTTAAGGACCAACAATGTTGTAATTGAAATAGCTAATGATGGAACTGCCCCAATTTCTGGGGTAGATATTGTTGCTACAAATACATCTACAGAACTTGCATCTACATCATCATCAACTACCAATGTTGAAAATGTTGTAATTTTAGAATCTAGTTGGGATGTTGGAAACATTGATGCAAAATCAGCAAGATATCTTACTGCAACTGTATATGTTCCTGAGTCACTAAAAGGTGACACATTAAGAATTCCACTATCAATTCAATATTATAATGCACATGGAGATTTACACGAAATTTCAAAAATTGTAGATTTTTACATTAAGGGATTAATTGATTTAACAATTTTCAATGTAGATGTAATTGAATTGTCTGGAACACAAATGGTTATTGGAGAAATAATTAATGAAGGAAACGAAGATGGTTTGTTTGGATTTGTTTCTATTGAATCTAAAGGTGACTCGAATATTAAATCTGCCACTCAGTTTATTGATGAAATTGAAATAGATGCACCAGTACCATTTAATGTTCCAATTGAATTTGATGGCGAACCAAAGTATGGCGAACATGATATCACTATAACTGTACGATACAAAGATAGTACTAGAGATGAGATCTTTTTAACTCATGATCAAACAATTACTGTAACTGAACCATCAAATGGAGATGAGAATGGTACTGACCCAACAATGATAATTATTCCAATCATTTTGGTATTGGCAGCTGCATTTTACATCATTCGTAGGCGTAAAAAGGCTTCAATCCAAACTAGTTGA
- a CDS encoding ABC1 kinase family protein: MSTVRTIQVLFKLLPSILALRKDRKKWINQDKNQIDSQQFRKNARKVLDTFISLGPVYIKLGQWLSSRADILPQPYLEELSKLQDSVPSAPFDQVKPIIEKELGPIDERFDEIDPNSISGASLGQVYRGTVSGQQIVVKVKRPGIEKVVAEDLKVLKKVLPFALRFVDPNLRYSAKAMLSQFIETIHEEMDYTNESKNLKTIKKDMENSSKVVVPTVYDDLSSKNVLTMEYLPGIKVTNVQELDEKGIDREQLVIDVHKVFFTMLLKHSVFHADPHPGNISVTDDGKLILYDYGMVGRINNETRFKLIRLYLALVERNPPRVVNAMNDLSMLTPGYNREVIEKGIELSIRAMHGNKPDEMEVQSLMELANQTMSKFPFVLPKNLALYMRMASIIEGIYKTHDVDFKFVKVLKNILQEENLIPRAYVEELKISFDNFSKSIDSALQMGPEMKKLMDEVQVYMKKGRPMILISGSIFASATFIGSVFLYQSSEILGLVGMISSGLIMAASGFFRKY; this comes from the coding sequence ATGTCTACTGTTAGAACAATTCAAGTGCTCTTTAAACTACTACCATCTATTCTTGCATTACGAAAAGACAGAAAGAAATGGATTAATCAAGATAAAAACCAAATTGATTCTCAACAATTTCGAAAAAATGCAAGAAAAGTTCTTGATACTTTTATTTCACTAGGCCCTGTATACATAAAATTAGGTCAATGGCTTTCTTCAAGAGCAGATATTTTGCCTCAACCATATTTGGAAGAGCTTTCAAAACTTCAAGATAGTGTTCCTTCTGCTCCTTTTGATCAGGTTAAACCAATAATTGAAAAAGAACTTGGACCAATTGATGAAAGATTTGATGAGATAGATCCAAATTCTATATCTGGTGCTTCACTAGGTCAAGTTTATCGAGGTACTGTTTCTGGCCAGCAAATAGTTGTAAAAGTAAAACGTCCAGGAATTGAAAAAGTTGTTGCAGAAGATCTCAAAGTTTTGAAAAAAGTTCTTCCATTTGCATTACGATTTGTTGATCCAAATTTGCGATATTCTGCAAAAGCTATGCTTTCTCAATTTATTGAGACAATTCATGAAGAAATGGATTATACCAACGAATCAAAGAATCTTAAAACAATCAAAAAAGATATGGAAAATTCATCCAAAGTTGTAGTTCCGACAGTTTATGATGATTTGTCGTCAAAAAATGTTCTCACTATGGAGTATTTGCCTGGAATTAAGGTAACAAATGTTCAGGAATTAGATGAAAAAGGAATTGATAGAGAACAATTAGTCATTGATGTTCACAAAGTTTTCTTTACAATGCTTCTCAAGCATTCAGTTTTTCATGCAGATCCACACCCTGGAAATATTTCAGTTACAGATGATGGAAAACTCATTTTGTATGACTATGGAATGGTTGGACGAATCAATAATGAGACTCGATTCAAACTAATTCGACTTTATCTTGCATTAGTTGAACGAAATCCTCCAAGAGTTGTTAATGCAATGAATGATCTTTCAATGTTAACTCCTGGGTACAACAGAGAAGTTATAGAAAAAGGAATTGAACTTTCTATTCGTGCAATGCATGGAAACAAACCTGATGAAATGGAAGTTCAAAGTTTAATGGAACTTGCAAATCAAACCATGAGTAAGTTTCCATTTGTATTACCAAAAAATTTAGCTTTGTATATGAGAATGGCTTCAATTATTGAAGGAATATACAAAACACATGATGTTGATTTCAAATTTGTTAAAGTTTTAAAAAATATTCTCCAAGAAGAAAATCTTATCCCGAGAGCATATGTTGAAGAACTAAAGATTTCATTTGATAATTTCTCAAAATCAATTGATTCAGCATTGCAAATGGGGCCTGAAATGAAAAAACTCATGGATGAAGTTCAAGTTTACATGAAAAAAGGAAGACCAATGATTTTGATCAGTGGAAGTATATTTGCATCTGCAACTTTCATTGGATCTGTATTTTTGTATCAATCAAGTGAGATACTTGGCTTAGTTGGAATGATTAGTTCTGGTTTGATTATGGCAGCATCAGGATTTTTTAGAAAATATTAA
- the hsp14 gene encoding archaeal heat shock protein Hsp14, with protein MGLVKEVIKEIGNKSREFYEFVLPPMDMYLNDENLKIVIDMPGFTKKEIELSLCGDILSINAKKTIDEKESETLISNQRPNVIDKKIRLPIEVKEGEEKIESAKYEEGVLTLIIPVSKKGKDISIE; from the coding sequence ATGGGTCTTGTTAAAGAAGTAATCAAAGAGATTGGAAACAAATCAAGAGAATTCTATGAGTTTGTTTTGCCTCCAATGGACATGTATCTCAATGATGAAAATTTGAAAATTGTAATTGACATGCCTGGATTTACAAAAAAAGAAATTGAATTGTCTTTATGTGGAGATATTCTTTCTATCAATGCTAAAAAAACAATTGATGAGAAAGAATCTGAAACATTAATTTCAAATCAAAGACCAAATGTAATTGATAAAAAAATTAGACTTCCAATTGAAGTAAAGGAAGGAGAAGAAAAAATAGAATCAGCAAAATATGAAGAAGGTGTTCTTACATTAATTATTCCTGTTTCAAAAAAGGGCAAAGATATTTCTATAGAATAA
- a CDS encoding ABC transporter permease: MLFNQKGSLIGAVLAVTVGILVIHVNFVIFQGLYDAIVRDISDYNTGDVIVTDEFDFIDKSDQSLVRWFERIPVVQAATPRLSTTSEMNMTKNGKLIEETRISLVGVDPFNDVRASTVHETVTEGSYVFARNAIVLGSNVARDLGGAQVGDSVKVLVVDRWGEDQIRRFTVTGIANSPGGQGFDYSGVIHIDTLRDMMSRPGDTGSFMVKLYDSSKALEVKEFFLRSFPNQDFLAETTEEASEAQLQGFRSGIAMINMIGYFGMGASAFAIVTIQMMLVNGKTRQIGVMRSIGAKRKDILIIFIFQGMIIGAIGAGVGTAAGLGYTVYAKETKMSFNGSLPLEVSYNWEKIIQTALTSFILAMIASLYPSYRATKLLPVEAMRTV; encoded by the coding sequence ATGCTATTCAATCAGAAAGGCAGTTTGATTGGAGCTGTTTTAGCAGTTACAGTTGGAATTTTAGTAATTCATGTAAACTTTGTAATTTTTCAGGGATTGTATGATGCCATTGTTAGAGACATTAGTGATTACAACACTGGCGATGTTATAGTAACTGATGAATTTGATTTTATTGATAAATCTGATCAATCTTTGGTTCGATGGTTTGAACGAATTCCAGTTGTTCAAGCCGCGACACCGCGGCTTTCTACCACTTCAGAAATGAACATGACTAAAAATGGAAAGCTAATTGAAGAAACTAGAATTTCATTAGTTGGTGTTGATCCATTTAATGATGTTAGAGCATCTACTGTACATGAAACAGTTACTGAAGGAAGTTATGTTTTTGCAAGAAATGCAATTGTATTAGGATCCAACGTTGCAAGAGATCTTGGAGGAGCTCAAGTTGGTGATAGTGTTAAAGTTCTGGTTGTCGATAGATGGGGTGAAGATCAAATAAGAAGATTTACAGTTACTGGAATTGCAAATTCTCCAGGAGGTCAAGGATTTGATTATTCTGGAGTTATTCACATTGATACATTAAGAGATATGATGAGTAGACCTGGTGATACTGGTTCATTTATGGTAAAACTTTATGATAGTTCCAAAGCTCTCGAAGTAAAAGAATTCTTTTTACGTTCATTTCCAAATCAAGATTTTCTTGCAGAAACAACAGAGGAAGCATCAGAAGCACAATTACAAGGTTTTAGATCTGGCATTGCTATGATTAACATGATTGGATATTTTGGAATGGGGGCATCTGCATTTGCAATTGTTACAATTCAAATGATGTTAGTAAATGGAAAAACAAGACAAATTGGTGTTATGAGATCAATTGGAGCTAAACGAAAAGATATTTTGATAATTTTTATCTTTCAAGGAATGATAATTGGAGCTATTGGTGCTGGTGTAGGTACTGCAGCAGGATTAGGTTATACTGTATATGCAAAGGAAACTAAAATGTCATTTAATGGTAGTCTTCCTTTAGAAGTAAGTTACAACTGGGAAAAAATTATTCAGACAGCCTTGACTTCTTTTATTTTGGCTATGATTGCATCCTTGTATCCCTCGTATAGAGCTACAAAATTACTACCTGTGGAGGCTATGAGAACTGTCTAG